Proteins encoded within one genomic window of uncultured Draconibacterium sp.:
- a CDS encoding GNAT family N-acetyltransferase, which yields MNEQISNNLYELWTQIGIITNKLIKTEDYKSVSMDGSDWPNRIFNLKNNTETLAKIVLLSKNGNAPEILTVPKPNDLNQNPNLEFVMGQKNMALELELFSGTTIKNPNIKQVKTESTAIAFAETASKSFGYRVDYQVINKIIKYSKNIRLFIYQEKNESLGCGIAFFDSNNIAGLHMIGTLPKGRGKGIGKSMTEHLLMEAKENKSKTCVLNASKLGEPIYTKFGFKAHGEIETYKILKV from the coding sequence ATGAACGAGCAAATTAGTAATAACTTATATGAACTGTGGACGCAAATTGGGATAATCACCAATAAACTAATTAAAACAGAAGATTACAAATCGGTATCAATGGATGGTTCGGATTGGCCCAATAGGATTTTTAACTTGAAAAATAACACTGAAACGTTAGCTAAAATAGTGCTGTTGAGTAAAAATGGAAATGCACCTGAAATATTAACCGTTCCAAAACCAAATGACTTAAATCAAAACCCTAATTTAGAATTTGTAATGGGACAGAAAAACATGGCTCTTGAATTAGAATTATTTTCGGGAACGACAATTAAAAATCCGAATATCAAACAAGTAAAAACCGAAAGTACAGCCATTGCTTTTGCCGAAACGGCATCAAAATCTTTTGGATATAGGGTTGACTATCAAGTAATCAATAAAATCATTAAATACTCGAAAAACATTAGATTATTTATATACCAGGAAAAAAATGAGAGTTTAGGGTGTGGAATTGCATTTTTTGATTCTAATAATATTGCAGGATTACACATGATTGGAACACTCCCAAAAGGCAGAGGTAAAGGAATTGGAAAAAGTATGACAGAGCATTTATTGATGGAAGCAAAAGAAAATAAATCAAAAACTTGTGTTCTTAATGCTTCGAAATTGGGAGAGCCTATTTATACAAAATTTGGTTTTAAGGCGCATGGAGAAATTGAAACATATAAAATATTGAAAGTTTAA
- a CDS encoding transposase, whose translation MHHLSKWHGFNRNVWHGLTEIANESRFGLMSHIGKCVTARGVRPVISYQHKFASTYLYGSYSPVNGDSFVWEIDGVNVNIFEAYLNAFSKHKPEEYKIVVVDNAGFHSTKNIEVPSNIYLLNIPPYTPELNPCEQVWQYIKTRFKNQLFEDMEKLRQWLWRISNNMGTETIKSITGNHHFLNAFNAAFNN comes from the coding sequence TTGCACCATCTCTCAAAGTGGCACGGTTTCAATCGAAATGTGTGGCACGGTCTGACCGAAATAGCCAATGAAAGCCGCTTTGGGCTGATGAGCCATATTGGAAAATGTGTGACAGCCCGTGGGGTGAGGCCGGTTATTAGCTACCAGCACAAATTTGCATCTACCTATTTGTATGGCAGTTATTCTCCTGTTAATGGTGATTCGTTTGTTTGGGAGATCGATGGTGTCAATGTGAATATATTTGAGGCTTACTTAAATGCCTTTTCCAAACACAAGCCAGAAGAATATAAGATTGTAGTTGTTGACAATGCGGGGTTTCATTCTACAAAGAACATAGAGGTACCGAGCAATATATATTTGCTAAATATTCCACCTTACACCCCGGAGTTAAATCCATGTGAACAAGTTTGGCAATACATTAAAACAAGGTTCAAAAACCAACTATTTGAGGACATGGAAAAACTAAGGCAATGGCTGTGGCGTATATCAAACAATATGGGAACAGAAACAATTAAATCGATTACAGGAAATCATCACTTCTTAAATGCATTTAATGCGGCATTTAATAACTAA
- the istB gene encoding IS21-like element helper ATPase IstB, whose protein sequence is MNNNQTVEKLRQMRIGAMADLHLQHVKNNGLQELTPDEYLALLTDHEWESRQNQKIERLLKQAAFRQKASVEEVHFEPARNLDRNMFNRLTTLDFIKRKENLIITGASGVGKSYLAQALGHQACFNGLKTLYSNTARLFARMKLAKTDGTYLKELSKLQKTNLLILDDFGLQALDNHSREALMDIIDDRYNKTSTIVVSQIPVSVWYDIIGEGTIADAILDRIVNSSHRIDLKGESLRKGILKSEN, encoded by the coding sequence ATGAACAACAATCAAACAGTTGAAAAACTAAGGCAGATGCGCATTGGCGCAATGGCCGACCTACATTTACAACATGTAAAAAACAATGGTTTACAAGAGCTCACCCCCGATGAGTACCTGGCCTTGCTTACCGACCATGAATGGGAAAGCAGGCAGAACCAGAAAATCGAAAGGCTTTTAAAACAAGCAGCTTTCCGTCAAAAAGCAAGCGTAGAGGAAGTGCATTTTGAGCCAGCACGGAACCTCGACCGTAACATGTTTAACCGACTGACAACGCTTGATTTTATCAAACGTAAAGAAAACCTGATAATTACAGGGGCTTCGGGCGTTGGAAAAAGCTACCTCGCTCAGGCACTTGGACACCAGGCTTGTTTTAACGGGCTAAAAACTTTGTATTCAAACACAGCCCGTTTGTTTGCCCGGATGAAACTGGCTAAAACCGATGGGACTTACCTGAAAGAACTCAGTAAGTTGCAGAAAACAAACCTGCTTATCCTCGATGACTTTGGCCTTCAGGCACTAGATAACCACAGTCGCGAAGCACTAATGGATATTATCGATGACAGGTATAACAAAACATCTACAATTGTTGTCTCGCAAATACCGGTTTCTGTGTGGTACGATATTATCGGTGAAGGTACTATTGCCGATGCAATCCTCGACCGGATTGTCAACTCATCTCACCGTATTGACCTGAAAGGGGAATCGCTGAGAAAAGGAATTTTAAAGAGTGAAAATTAA
- the istA gene encoding IS21 family transposase: MANKLDLMDLKQILSLHNDGESNRQIGRILGISRNTVNNYIKLARASDYSIGELLAMDPHRLDELFTAHTTLITDRYDELMDWFDKVNQQRNHPGFTFMYHYQEYQGQVSNPYSYTQFMEHYHRKYDQVKGSMKLEHEAGKEMYIDFAGKKLHIINKETGELIPVEVFVAILPNSQYTYVTACLSQKREDLITCTAGALSFFEGVPKAIVSDNLKSAVTRASKYEAEINRTFKDFACHYGCVINPTRSYAPQDKALVENAVNLAYQRIYYPLRDMDFFSLDDLNREIRKLLKDYNNLLFQRKQASRRELFQSVERSYLKPLPDTPYQMKDYRRAKVQKIGYVYFSPEKSYYSVPYRYIGKSTLIHYTASTVEVYYNHQRIALHKRNYTIGSYNTIKEHLSSTHRARTDWNPDFFKRMAAKHGENVLTLVDQLVTTCDYPETAYKSAMGIVQLHKAYGSERLNNACKLALLAGTHSYRRIGNILKNKQDKLPFPKENSNIPHIPAHSNLRGAAAYK, encoded by the coding sequence ATGGCAAACAAACTTGATCTGATGGATTTAAAACAGATTTTATCGTTGCACAACGACGGGGAAAGCAACCGGCAGATTGGCAGGATATTAGGTATCTCGCGCAACACCGTCAACAATTATATCAAACTGGCAAGGGCTAGCGATTACAGTATCGGGGAACTGCTGGCAATGGATCCTCACCGACTGGATGAGCTTTTTACGGCGCACACCACGCTTATTACTGACCGGTATGACGAGCTGATGGATTGGTTCGACAAAGTAAACCAGCAACGCAACCACCCCGGTTTTACCTTTATGTACCACTACCAGGAATACCAGGGCCAGGTTTCCAACCCTTACAGCTACACCCAGTTTATGGAACATTACCACCGAAAATACGACCAGGTGAAAGGTTCGATGAAACTGGAACATGAGGCAGGAAAGGAGATGTACATCGATTTTGCAGGAAAGAAACTGCATATCATCAATAAAGAAACCGGGGAGCTTATCCCGGTAGAAGTTTTTGTTGCGATCCTGCCCAATAGTCAATATACCTATGTTACAGCCTGTTTAAGCCAAAAACGCGAAGATCTTATTACTTGTACTGCCGGTGCCCTTTCATTCTTTGAAGGTGTGCCCAAAGCTATTGTTTCGGACAATTTAAAATCGGCCGTTACCCGGGCAAGTAAATACGAAGCAGAGATAAACCGTACGTTTAAAGATTTTGCCTGTCATTACGGCTGTGTTATCAACCCAACACGCAGCTATGCCCCGCAAGACAAAGCATTGGTCGAAAACGCCGTTAATCTTGCCTATCAGCGTATTTATTATCCGCTAAGGGATATGGATTTCTTTTCGCTTGACGACCTGAACCGCGAGATAAGAAAACTTTTAAAAGACTACAACAACTTGCTGTTTCAACGAAAACAGGCCAGCCGCCGGGAACTGTTTCAATCGGTGGAACGCAGCTATCTAAAACCGCTGCCCGACACGCCTTATCAGATGAAAGATTACCGCAGGGCAAAGGTCCAGAAAATTGGCTATGTGTATTTTTCACCCGAAAAAAGTTATTACAGCGTTCCGTACCGGTATATCGGTAAGTCAACACTTATCCACTATACGGCATCCACTGTTGAAGTGTATTATAACCACCAGCGTATTGCCCTTCACAAACGTAACTATACCATAGGAAGTTATAATACCATCAAAGAGCATTTAAGCAGTACCCACCGGGCACGGACCGATTGGAACCCGGATTTCTTTAAGCGTATGGCTGCCAAACATGGAGAAAATGTGTTGACACTCGTTGACCAGTTGGTGACCACTTGCGACTATCCTGAAACAGCTTACAAAAGTGCCATGGGCATTGTCCAGCTTCACAAGGCTTACGGTTCAGAGCGCTTAAATAACGCTTGTAAACTGGCCCTTCTTGCCGGAACTCATTCCTACAGGCGTATTGGTAACATCTTAAAAAATAAACAAGACAAACTTCCTTTCCCGAAAGAAAACAGCAATATTCCGCATATCCCTGCACACAGCAACCTGCGCGGGGCAGCGGCTTATAAATAA